From the genome of Lepidochelys kempii isolate rLepKem1 chromosome 17, rLepKem1.hap2, whole genome shotgun sequence, one region includes:
- the LOC140899644 gene encoding fibrinogen-like protein 1-like protein, which yields MAARCPRLLLLTGLLALSAPVFTLEIHNLNILKGPTRAIRNIHPKHLKADQGKGSLRHSRDSDPQLPEAHVWPKDCSEITWNRVSGIFIIQPTGLHQIVVYCDLNSTSEGWTVLQRNRHDTQITWAESWSTYKYGFGNVQNEYWLGMEYIYQIAKQKVYQVRFVIHDSSGTMKYADYNLFGLEDESKGYRLRLGSYTGTAGDAMTSNNPSTVHDNMKFTAKDLDQDTYGGNCASSHGGGWWYSACYSARLNVKGSITWGSFCNGNCQASAILIKPATYC from the exons ATGG CTGCCCGGTGCCCTCGTCTCCTGCTCCTCACTGGCCTGCTGGCCCTTTCAGCCCCAGTTTTCACCCTGGAAATACACAATCTGAACATCTTAAAGGGACCCACCCGTGCAATCCGGAACATCCACCCAAAGCATCTGAAGGCAG ATCAGGGGAAAGGGAGCCTGCGGCACAGCCGAGACAGTGACCCGCAGTTACCAGAGGCCCACG TCTGGCCCAAGGACTGCAGCGAGATAACCTGGAACAGGGTCAGCGGCATCTTCATCATCCAGCCCACAGGACTCCACCAGATTGTCGTTTACTGTGACTTGAACAGCACCAGCGAGGGCTGGACGGTCCTCCAGCGGAACCGGCATGACACACAGATCACCTGGGCTGAGTCCTGGAGCACCTACAAGTACGGCTTTGGCAACGTGCAAAACGAGTACTGGCTGGGGATGGAGTACATCTATCAGATCGCCAAGCAGAAGGTCTACCAGGTCAGGTTTGTCATCCATGATTCATCTGGCACCATGAAATATGCAGACTACAACCTCTTCGGTCTGGAAGACGAGTCCAAAGGCTACAGGCTGAGGCTGGGCTCTTACACTGGGACTGCAGGGGATGCCATGACTTCAAACAATCCTAGCACTGTGCATGACAACATGAAGTTCACGGCTAAAGACCTGGATCAAGACACTTATGGTGGGAACTGTGCATCTAGCCATGGTGGGGGCTGGTGGTACTCGGCTTGTTATTCTGCTCGACTGAACGTCAAAGGGAGCATCACTTGGGGTAGTTTCTGTAACGGAAACTGCCAAGCCTCCGCCATCCTCATCAAACCAGCAACTTACTGTTAG
- the LOC140899855 gene encoding fibrinogen-like protein 1-like protein: protein MAAVLMKGQLWFLSPAGFQSSSLLLLSVLSTTALLSVAPVQGNGTLAHRKVKRGFPRDCSYIPRDSPSGIHVIQPEGSPPRVVWCDMDTEGKGWTVVQRNSYNTEITWKESWSTYKYGFGNVQEDYWLGNEYLSLLTRQNTYKVRFVVEDKSNNTRYAEYDIFSVEDEPSGYPLRLGRYSGDGEDYLTTYHSGLGGIHDNMKFSTTDKDQDQASGNCASSYGGWWYDKCQNILLNGKGYIYWAGFCKSGECKSSLILVKPTDVCWVWQKEPILPGSRRR from the exons ATGGCGGCCGTTTTGATGAAGGGACAATTG TGGTTTCTGTCCCCAGCAGGGTTCCAGTCCAGCTCTCTCCTGCTTCTGTCTGTCCTGTCCACGACGGCGCTCCTTTCTGTAGCCCCCGTGCAGGGCAACGGGACCCTGGCCCACAGGAAGGTCAAGAGGG GGTTCCCCAGAGACTGCAGCTACATTCCCAGGGACAGCCCCAGCGGGATCCATGTCATCCAGCCGGAAGGCTCTCCCCCTCGGGTGGTGTGGTGTGACATGGACACCGAAGGCAAAGGCTGGACCGTTGTCCAGAGAAATTCTTACAACACAGAGATCACCTGGAAGGAGTCCTGGAGCACCTACAAATACGGCTTTGGGAACGTGCAGGAGGATTACTGGCTGGGCAACGAGTACCTGTCCCTGCTCACGCGGCAGAACACCTACAAGGTCCGCTTTGTCGTGGAGGACAAATCCAACAACACCCGCTACGCGGAGTACGACATCTTCAGCGTTGAGGATGAGCCCAGCGGGTACCCGCTGAGGCTGGGCAGGTACTCTGGGGACGGCGAGGACTATCTCACCACCTACCACTCCGGCCTGGGGGGCATACACGACAACATGAAGTTCAGCACAACTGACAAGGATCAGGACcaggccagtgggaactgcgcaAGTAGCTACGGAGGCTGGTGGTATGACAAGTGTCAGAACATCCTGCTCAATGGGAAAGGCTACATCTACTGGGCAGGGTTCTGTAAGAGCGGGGAGTGCAAGTCTTCCCTCATCCTGGTTAAGCCAACAGATGTGTGCTGGGTCTGGCAGAAGGAGCCCATCCTCCCTGGGAGCCGGCGCCGCTGA